A genomic segment from Chloroflexota bacterium encodes:
- a CDS encoding M20 family metallopeptidase, with protein sequence MAIDRANAREDWDARIRAAVAELTPQLLETSHDIHANPELAFREHRACARLADELEAGGFTVTREAGGLPTAFRAEYRGGEPGPTVAILAEYDALPGIGHACGHNVIATSALGAGLAFARAGLKFPGTLLIVGTPAEEGGGGKILLAEAGVFKDVDLAYMLHPSQTNMVRRGSLANSRVEVVFHGRAAHAAGAPDLGINALEAVIQTFVNLNARRLHMREDARVHGIITDGGKAVNIIPDRAAARFSVRARDRAYQRRLMEMVRQAAEAGALSTGARLEWTETRGYSNMVPNNVIADLFATHLRATGRTVDEPKPNQRMGSTDMGDISQIMPAIHAYLSISPPSVPNHTLEFTAAAGSPDGDRACIDGALTMAQTAADFFANPALVEQAKAEFAERLASGVAAGYDAWVEAGKAYAPAPRPA encoded by the coding sequence ATGGCGATTGACCGAGCCAATGCACGTGAAGACTGGGACGCGCGTATCCGTGCCGCCGTGGCGGAGCTGACGCCGCAACTGCTGGAGACCAGCCACGACATCCATGCCAACCCGGAGCTGGCGTTCCGCGAGCACCGGGCCTGCGCGCGGCTGGCCGACGAGCTGGAGGCAGGTGGCTTCACGGTCACGCGCGAAGCCGGCGGCCTGCCCACGGCGTTCCGCGCCGAATACCGCGGCGGCGAGCCCGGCCCCACTGTCGCCATCCTCGCGGAGTACGACGCCCTGCCGGGCATCGGGCACGCCTGCGGTCACAACGTCATCGCCACCAGCGCTCTGGGGGCCGGGCTGGCGTTCGCACGGGCCGGCCTGAAGTTCCCCGGCACGCTGCTCATCGTCGGGACGCCGGCCGAGGAGGGCGGCGGCGGCAAGATCCTGCTGGCCGAGGCCGGCGTCTTCAAGGACGTAGACCTGGCCTACATGTTGCACCCATCCCAGACAAACATGGTGCGGCGCGGCTCGCTGGCAAACAGCCGCGTCGAGGTCGTGTTTCACGGGCGGGCGGCGCACGCGGCCGGCGCTCCGGATCTCGGCATCAACGCCCTGGAAGCCGTCATCCAGACGTTCGTGAACCTGAACGCGCGCCGCCTGCACATGCGCGAAGACGCCCGTGTCCACGGCATCATTACGGATGGCGGCAAGGCCGTGAACATCATTCCCGACCGGGCAGCGGCACGCTTCAGCGTGCGGGCGCGGGACCGCGCCTATCAGCGGCGGCTCATGGAGATGGTGCGGCAGGCCGCCGAGGCCGGCGCGCTGAGCACGGGCGCGCGGCTCGAGTGGACGGAGACGCGTGGATACAGCAACATGGTGCCAAACAACGTCATCGCGGATCTCTTCGCGACGCATCTGCGGGCCACCGGGCGCACGGTAGACGAGCCGAAGCCGAACCAGCGGATGGGCTCGACGGACATGGGTGACATCAGCCAGATCATGCCGGCCATCCACGCGTACCTCTCGATCTCGCCGCCGAGCGTCCCCAATCACACGCTGGAGTTTACGGCGGCGGCCGGCTCGCCGGACGGCGACCGGGCCTGCATCGATGGCGCGCTGACGATGGCGCAGACGGCCGCCGACTTCTTCGCCAACCCTGCGCTCGTGGAGCAGGCGAAGGCCGAGTTCGCGGAGCGGCTGGCGAGCGGCGTGGCGGCCGGCTACGACGCCTGGGTTGAGGCCGGGAAGGCGTACGCCCCGGCCCCTCGGCCGGCCTGA
- a CDS encoding YqgE/AlgH family protein, which yields MSLDLSLGTLLVAPPSEDADPTFGRTVVMIVDREPAWTITGLVLNRPTENVALDEAARAALFLPDFTAPAYWGGPVGHDPVVLAEITDQDGLEWFHLDQAQRRPFPVPGVGLVALGEHHEPFERRIGRARLYVGLTVWAAVMLEREIEAGEWWLTRGTAEDIFAPDPDGLLTRARARARRPERRGPAGLSRPLDDL from the coding sequence GTGAGCCTCGATCTCTCGCTGGGCACCCTGCTGGTCGCGCCGCCGTCCGAGGACGCCGATCCGACGTTCGGCCGGACGGTGGTGATGATCGTGGACCGCGAGCCGGCCTGGACGATCACCGGGCTGGTGCTGAACCGGCCGACGGAGAATGTGGCGCTGGACGAGGCGGCGCGGGCGGCGCTGTTCCTGCCGGACTTCACGGCCCCGGCCTACTGGGGCGGCCCGGTCGGGCACGACCCGGTCGTCCTGGCCGAGATCACGGACCAGGACGGCCTGGAGTGGTTTCACCTCGATCAGGCACAGCGGCGGCCGTTCCCGGTGCCGGGGGTCGGGCTGGTGGCGCTCGGGGAGCACCATGAGCCGTTCGAGCGACGCATCGGGCGGGCGCGTCTGTACGTCGGGCTGACGGTCTGGGCGGCGGTGATGCTCGAACGCGAGATCGAGGCTGGCGAGTGGTGGCTGACGCGCGGGACCGCCGAGGACATCTTCGCGCCCGATCCGGATGGCCTGCTCACGCGGGCGCGCGCCCGCGCCCGCCGCCCAGAACGACGGGGGCCAGCTGGCCTTTCGCGCCCCCTCGACGATCTGTAG
- a CDS encoding sigma-70 family RNA polymerase sigma factor, which produces MDWATICTRLQQDANDQAAWDALVVRVRALAYGKLSGRPPDLIEDAVADVCAGVVLDIESARSPQTFKGFVIGKYLNVSKGVLRTVGESRVPLDAAPELAAPGAPESADDLRFVVLDRCLEGLPARDRQAVELRYFSEAKAEQIAQVLRVSEVNARRIVFNGVNRLRKCAQAAVGPLRSDRTG; this is translated from the coding sequence GTGGACTGGGCAACGATCTGCACACGGTTGCAGCAGGATGCCAACGACCAGGCGGCCTGGGATGCGCTGGTCGTGCGGGTGCGGGCGCTGGCGTACGGGAAGCTGAGCGGCCGTCCGCCGGACCTGATCGAGGACGCGGTGGCCGATGTGTGCGCTGGCGTCGTGCTGGACATCGAGAGCGCGCGCAGCCCGCAGACGTTCAAGGGGTTCGTCATCGGCAAGTATCTGAACGTCTCGAAGGGGGTCCTGCGGACGGTGGGCGAGAGCCGCGTGCCGCTCGACGCCGCCCCCGAGCTGGCCGCCCCGGGCGCGCCCGAGAGCGCGGACGATCTCCGCTTCGTGGTGCTGGATCGCTGCCTGGAGGGGTTGCCGGCCCGTGACCGCCAGGCGGTCGAGCTGCGCTACTTCTCGGAGGCGAAGGCCGAGCAGATCGCCCAGGTTCTGCGGGTCAGCGAGGTCAACGCGCGCCGCATCGTCTTCAACGGCGTGAACCGGCTGCGAAAGTGCGCGCAGGCGGCGGTTGGGCCGCTGCGCTCGGATCGGACAGGATAG
- the ftsY gene encoding signal recognition particle-docking protein FtsY, protein MLSRLFRREKLDQGVEKSRSGFFGRIRQLLTAERPIDDDLWDELEELLIQADVGVQLTDELMERLRGEHRSGEIQSSRDLFDALKDALATALEDVAEKQEKVGPLVQKGKLSCILVVGVNGVGKTTSIAKLGNLYRGQGYSVVLAAGDTFRAAAIDQLKIWGDRANVPVVAHQPNADPGAVVYDALSAARSRNTDLVIVDTAGRLHTKFNLMEELKKIRRVIDKQGVDRVTTVLVVDATTGQNAITQAQQFAKTAGLDGLIVTKLDGTAKGGVVFAVTREVGVPIMFVGTGEKLDDMSDFDPDDFVDVLVGDGRA, encoded by the coding sequence ATGCTCAGCCGCCTGTTCCGCCGCGAAAAGCTCGACCAGGGCGTCGAGAAGTCCCGATCCGGCTTCTTCGGACGGATCCGGCAGCTGCTCACCGCCGAGCGGCCCATTGACGACGACCTCTGGGATGAGCTGGAAGAGCTGCTGATCCAGGCGGACGTGGGCGTCCAGTTGACCGACGAGCTGATGGAGCGGCTGCGTGGCGAGCACCGCTCGGGCGAGATCCAGAGCTCGCGCGATCTGTTCGACGCGTTGAAGGATGCCCTCGCGACGGCCCTCGAGGATGTCGCCGAGAAGCAGGAGAAGGTCGGGCCGCTGGTCCAGAAGGGGAAGCTCTCCTGCATCCTGGTGGTCGGCGTCAACGGCGTCGGCAAGACCACCTCCATCGCCAAGCTGGGGAACCTGTACCGCGGCCAGGGCTACAGCGTGGTGCTGGCGGCCGGCGACACGTTCCGCGCGGCGGCCATCGACCAGTTGAAGATCTGGGGGGACCGCGCCAACGTGCCCGTCGTCGCGCACCAGCCGAACGCCGACCCTGGTGCGGTGGTCTACGACGCCCTCAGCGCGGCTCGCTCGCGGAACACCGACCTGGTGATCGTGGATACGGCCGGGCGGCTGCACACCAAGTTCAACCTGATGGAAGAGCTGAAGAAGATCCGCCGGGTGATCGACAAGCAGGGCGTGGACCGCGTCACGACGGTGCTGGTGGTGGACGCCACGACCGGCCAGAACGCGATCACCCAGGCCCAGCAGTTCGCCAAGACGGCGGGCCTGGACGGGCTGATCGTGACCAAGCTGGACGGGACGGCCAAGGGCGGCGTCGTGTTCGCCGTGACGCGCGAGGTCGGCGTGCCGATCATGTTCGTCGGGACCGGCGAGAAACTGGACGATATGTCGGACTTCGACCCCGACGATTTCGTGGATGTGCTCGTCGGCGACGGTCGCGCGTAG
- the ffh gene encoding signal recognition particle protein, giving the protein MFESLSDRLTAVFEKLRSHGKVTEEDLKVALREVRIALLEADVSLKVVRQFIKSVEEKALGADVLKGLNPAQQVIKIVHDELVEVLGGGGAAKLNTATQPPNVILLVGLQGAGKTTLAAKLALMLRKQGQRPILVAADPYRPAAVTQIQTLGKQLDIPVYHEEGRKPPDLAQDAVTYAQRMNFNYVIVDTAGRTVIDDAMMNEVAEIRRRLNPPEVLLVADAMTGQDAVKVAEQFHARVSITGVVLTKMDGDARGGAALSLRSVTGVPIKFVGVSEKPDGIEQFHPERIATRILGMGDVMTLIEKAQQQTSEEEAQKLAGKFKKGTFDLEDFLEQLQKMRNMGPLEQLLGMIPGMSQALKGQDLSGSEKQFKRIEAIIQSMTPYERRNPDVIGTSRKRRIAKGSGTTTSEVNKLLNQFREMQKMMKMFSRGKMPRGLGALMGRR; this is encoded by the coding sequence ATGTTTGAGAGTCTGTCTGATCGGCTGACCGCCGTCTTCGAGAAGCTGCGGAGCCACGGCAAGGTCACCGAAGAGGATCTGAAGGTTGCGCTGCGCGAGGTGCGGATCGCGCTCCTCGAAGCCGACGTCAGCCTCAAGGTCGTGCGGCAGTTCATCAAGTCCGTCGAGGAGAAGGCGCTCGGGGCCGACGTCCTCAAGGGCCTGAATCCCGCCCAGCAGGTCATCAAGATCGTCCACGACGAGCTGGTGGAGGTGTTGGGCGGCGGCGGCGCGGCGAAGCTGAATACGGCCACCCAGCCGCCGAACGTGATCCTGCTGGTCGGCCTCCAGGGCGCTGGCAAGACGACGCTCGCCGCCAAGCTGGCGCTGATGCTCCGCAAGCAGGGCCAGCGCCCGATCCTGGTGGCGGCCGACCCGTACCGCCCGGCCGCCGTCACCCAGATCCAGACGCTGGGCAAGCAGCTGGACATCCCCGTCTACCACGAGGAGGGCCGCAAGCCGCCGGACCTCGCGCAGGACGCCGTCACGTACGCCCAGCGCATGAACTTCAACTACGTGATCGTCGATACGGCCGGCCGAACGGTCATCGACGACGCGATGATGAACGAGGTCGCGGAGATCAGGCGGCGGCTCAACCCGCCTGAGGTGCTGCTCGTGGCGGACGCGATGACGGGCCAGGACGCCGTCAAGGTGGCCGAGCAGTTCCACGCCCGCGTGAGCATCACGGGCGTCGTGCTGACCAAGATGGACGGCGATGCCCGGGGTGGCGCGGCGCTCTCGTTGCGCTCGGTGACGGGCGTCCCCATCAAGTTCGTCGGCGTCTCCGAGAAGCCGGACGGTATCGAGCAGTTCCACCCGGAGCGGATCGCGACGCGCATCCTCGGCATGGGCGACGTGATGACGCTCATCGAGAAGGCGCAGCAGCAGACCTCCGAAGAGGAGGCGCAGAAGCTGGCCGGGAAGTTCAAGAAGGGGACGTTCGACCTGGAAGACTTCCTGGAGCAGCTTCAGAAGATGCGGAACATGGGGCCGTTGGAGCAGCTGTTGGGGATGATCCCCGGGATGTCGCAGGCGCTGAAGGGTCAGGATCTCTCGGGCTCGGAGAAGCAGTTCAAGCGCATCGAGGCGATCATCCAGTCGATGACGCCCTACGAGCGGCGGAACCCGGACGTGATCGGGACCAGCCGGAAGCGGCGGATCGCCAAGGGCAGCGGCACGACCACCTCGGAGGTCAACAAGCTGCTGAACCAGTTCCGCGAGATGCAGAAGATGATGAAGATGTTCTCACGTGGGAAGATGCCACGCGGCCTCGGGGCGCTGATGGGCCGCCGGTAG
- a CDS encoding low affinity iron permease family protein, producing MNELFQGLAQRTARAAGSSWAFVFAAGIVLGWAISGPIFHFSDTWQLIINTGTTIVTFLMVFLIQNSQNRDTQAIHLKLDELLRAVQGAREDRFIDLEDATEQQLKRVRQEIERDAHAAEMLSFEDRSSRPRSG from the coding sequence ATGAACGAGCTCTTTCAGGGGCTGGCCCAGCGCACGGCGCGGGCGGCTGGCTCATCGTGGGCGTTCGTCTTTGCCGCGGGCATTGTTCTGGGCTGGGCGATCTCCGGCCCGATCTTTCATTTCTCGGATACCTGGCAGTTGATCATCAACACTGGCACGACCATCGTGACATTCTTGATGGTGTTCCTGATCCAGAACAGCCAGAACCGCGACACCCAGGCCATCCACCTCAAGCTCGACGAACTGTTGCGGGCGGTCCAGGGCGCGCGCGAGGATCGCTTCATCGACCTGGAGGACGCGACCGAGCAGCAACTGAAGCGGGTTCGTCAGGAGATCGAGCGAGACGCCCACGCGGCCGAGATGCTCTCCTTCGAAGATCGCTCGTCACGCCCGCGCAGTGGCTGA
- a CDS encoding amidohydrolase family protein translates to MPDLLLESVRLPSGIGPTDVLLRDGRIFAYGSALREAEPGVERIHAGGRLLAPAFVEAHLHIEKALLLDQLPGEVASVGEAIALTAALKRGFTRADMQARAEQVLKMARRHGTLYARAHVEVDPILGLSALEMALELRERLAGLMTLQVAAFPQEGIQKSPGAEELLREALRLGADVLGGAPYVDPDPVAHLDTLFTLATAAGVPLDLHADFSDEPPADPPGLTARNAAERALAEGYVGRVTLGHATALGALPPEQLQPLAELLARADISVVTLPATDLYLGGGGDTYNVRRALAPVRALQAAGVNVALASNNVRNAFTPFGNADPLEIGLLLVAGGRLAGRGDVHAVFEMATTNAARALGLTGYGVSVGDRANLVVFDADSPWDAIVSQAEKRLVISEGRVVVENRRATVWHE, encoded by the coding sequence ATGCCCGATCTGCTCCTCGAATCGGTTCGCCTGCCGAGCGGGATCGGGCCGACCGACGTGCTCCTGCGTGACGGCCGGATCTTCGCCTACGGCTCGGCGCTCCGTGAGGCCGAGCCGGGCGTCGAGCGAATCCACGCAGGCGGGCGGCTGCTCGCGCCAGCGTTCGTCGAGGCCCACCTGCATATCGAGAAAGCCCTGCTGCTCGACCAGCTGCCCGGCGAGGTCGCGTCCGTTGGCGAGGCCATCGCGCTGACGGCGGCCCTCAAACGCGGCTTCACTCGGGCCGACATGCAGGCGCGCGCCGAGCAGGTGCTGAAGATGGCGCGCCGGCACGGGACGCTCTACGCACGGGCGCATGTCGAGGTCGATCCGATCCTCGGGCTGTCCGCCCTGGAGATGGCCCTCGAGCTACGCGAGCGGCTGGCCGGCCTGATGACGCTCCAGGTCGCGGCCTTTCCGCAGGAGGGCATCCAGAAGTCGCCGGGCGCCGAGGAGCTGTTGCGCGAGGCGCTGCGACTCGGAGCGGATGTGCTCGGCGGTGCGCCATACGTCGATCCAGACCCGGTTGCCCACCTGGACACCCTGTTCACGCTGGCGACGGCCGCCGGCGTGCCGCTCGACCTGCACGCCGACTTCTCCGACGAGCCGCCCGCAGACCCTCCAGGTCTCACGGCCCGCAACGCCGCCGAGCGCGCCCTGGCCGAAGGGTACGTGGGGCGCGTGACGCTCGGCCACGCGACGGCGCTGGGGGCACTGCCGCCGGAGCAGCTCCAGCCCCTGGCCGAGCTGCTGGCCCGCGCCGACATCAGCGTCGTCACGCTACCAGCGACGGACCTGTACCTGGGCGGCGGCGGTGACACCTATAACGTGCGCCGGGCGCTCGCTCCCGTGCGCGCGCTCCAGGCGGCGGGCGTCAACGTGGCGCTGGCCTCGAACAACGTCCGCAACGCCTTCACACCGTTCGGGAACGCCGATCCGCTGGAGATCGGGCTCCTGCTGGTGGCTGGCGGGCGCCTCGCCGGACGCGGTGACGTGCACGCCGTGTTCGAGATGGCGACCACAAATGCGGCTCGTGCGCTCGGCCTCACGGGCTACGGCGTGAGCGTTGGAGACCGCGCGAACCTTGTCGTCTTCGACGCCGACAGCCCGTGGGACGCCATCGTCAGTCAGGCCGAGAAGCGCCTGGTGATCTCCGAGGGTCGGGTCGTGGTCGAGAATCGCCGCGCGACGGTCTGGCACGAGTAG
- a CDS encoding phosphatase PAP2 family protein, translating to MSDTPTDQDDTILPRLTAPVQPETVAGADPALRDAVRRSLVPRWVAAYRTQSFTALAGLGLVGFGGTAALVTGGRTAELDLATTQTIQSVGLPFFGPLMLGVSLPGFFPQVAVLIAVVAVLLRLAGYRTEMWFMLAASASVALTEVFKWLVGRPRPDAALVTVIQGATGNSFPSGHTLFYVTFFGFLAYLAYAQLKPGRLRTAILWISGLLILFVGPSRIWMGQHWASDVLASYALGLSYLVILVWLYARRRLGAGGALEARQR from the coding sequence ATGAGCGACACGCCAACCGACCAGGATGACACGATCCTGCCCCGCCTCACTGCCCCGGTTCAGCCGGAAACGGTCGCCGGCGCCGACCCCGCCCTGCGTGACGCCGTGCGTCGTTCGCTGGTGCCGCGCTGGGTCGCCGCGTACCGCACGCAGTCGTTCACGGCGCTGGCCGGGCTGGGGCTGGTGGGATTCGGGGGCACAGCGGCGCTCGTCACGGGTGGCCGAACGGCTGAGCTCGACCTGGCGACGACGCAGACCATACAGTCTGTCGGGCTGCCGTTCTTCGGGCCGCTGATGCTGGGCGTGAGTCTGCCCGGCTTCTTCCCCCAGGTGGCTGTGCTGATCGCCGTGGTGGCGGTACTGCTCCGGCTGGCCGGCTATCGCACCGAGATGTGGTTCATGCTCGCGGCGAGCGCATCGGTGGCGCTCACGGAGGTGTTCAAGTGGCTGGTTGGCAGGCCACGGCCGGACGCGGCGCTTGTGACGGTGATCCAGGGCGCCACTGGTAACAGCTTCCCCTCGGGGCACACCCTGTTCTATGTGACGTTCTTCGGCTTCCTGGCGTACCTCGCCTACGCCCAGCTCAAGCCGGGCCGCCTGCGGACCGCGATCCTCTGGATCAGCGGGCTGCTCATCCTGTTCGTCGGGCCGTCACGCATCTGGATGGGGCAACATTGGGCCAGCGACGTGCTGGCATCCTACGCCCTGGGGCTGAGCTATCTGGTGATCCTGGTCTGGCTGTACGCACGACGGCGACTCGGGGCCGGCGGGGCGCTGGAAGCACGTCAGCGGTAG